Genomic DNA from Nomascus leucogenys isolate Asia chromosome 10, Asia_NLE_v1, whole genome shotgun sequence:
CACTAAATGATATAATCATTGGCTCACGTCattccagtgaattttttttttcttttttcggtCGTGTCATTTCCTGTCAGTACAGGAAATGTAGGGAGGACATGTCCTGGCTAAAGATCACTGAGCCTCTTCTGGGGGTTGAAATGACTTCTGTACTGAATTATGTATCTGATTCCATTACTGCCCTCAGCTGAGGTCTCAGTTAAGCCAGGTAGCTATTATCGCCGGTCTTACTGATAAGAACGTGGAGGCTCCACGGGGTTGAATGATTGGTCCAAGGGCAAACACCACAAAGGAGAACTGGCCCTAGAATGCCATGTTGGGCCATTTTCTAAAGGTGTCTCATGTGACACACTGAGTTCTTTAGAGTTAGACATGAGGAAAACCCACTCACTTGAAGGGCTCACAGCCTGAACTCACCACCTGCCTGCCGCCCCCAGTTAGGTCAGGTTTGTCTCACACCCCATATTTTCCTATTTAGGGTCTCTtattccttttgttctttttatgaccGCAGTTGCATGGCCCGACACCTCATCATGTCAGGGAGATTGCGTTTTCCTCTTTCTCATCAAATCACTAGATTAACATCGAAAAGAGATGAGGTATGGGACAGACTCAGGTTCAGTCCTTGGCCCTGGTTTTAAATCAAAGACCTCTGCACCCCAGCTTCCCCCTCtcctgggctggggtgcaggTTTACTAATGTTGAGAGCATGCTGGCTGTGGTTAAAGATGCCAGCAGTagggccagtcgtggtggctcacacctgtaatccctgcactttgggagattgaggtgggaggattgcttgaacccagatgtttgaggctgtagtgagctgtgatcacgccactgtgctccagcctgggcaacagagcaagatcctttctaaaaaacaaacaaaaaaaatgtcatCAGTAAACTGCTTGGTACGTAACAGCCCCCAAAAATGACACTTGAAAGGAAAAGACATGTAAATATGGCCTTAATTATCCTATGTCTACCCATAAACATGTATGAATGCTATTACATGTTGGTATTCCTTAGAAGCtgacagaattaaagaaaatggaatgcttagatcagtggttctcaatttgGAGGAGTTTTGCCTCCCAAGGGACATTGGGCAATGTCTAgtaacatttttggttgtcactacTGGGGGAGGGGTGCTACTGGTGtctagtgggtagagaccagggatgctgttCAACATCCtctaatgcacaggacagcccccacaacaaagaatgatcCAGCCAAAACCATCATGGTGCTGCTGTTGAGAAACCTTGGTTTAGGTCAAAAGCCAGTAAATTAGCTACTGATTAACTTTGATACATGCCATTAGCAAACGGCTAGGAAGCTCAAAGATCCCAGGCTGGCCGTAAAGCTGGAGCTAGATACACTTTTCCTATTTGGGATTAAGACAGATTATCCCTATTTGAGATTAAGGATAAAGGGCAGATTATTTTATGAATCTATATAATACCaaatgaaatagatttttttctttgtagcattATGGGGAGTTAACTTTCAAGGTAATCAAAACCAGGTTTTGTTTACAGAGCCACTGCTAATTTTCATTGACTTGGGCCTTTTTCTCTTGCAGTTCTGAATCAGCCAGGGGTCCCCAAAACACAGATTTTTATGAATGGCGCCTGCTCCCCATCTTTATTGCCAACACTGTCAGCGCCGATGCCCTTCCCTCTCCCAGTTGTTCCCGATTACAGGTGAGCTGCCCTCTACAAGCCCCATCTTAGAGCTACCACTGCTCTTAGCTTCTCAAATTAGCTTTTCACAGAAATGAATTAAGGAAAATgtagatgtttatttttcattttaaggtGAAGTTTCACGATTATacattcctatttatttttgtccaaaatggaaataacttttaaactaagaattttaaaagtacataaaatttacatatgcatatgtatgtgtgtatatatatgtgtatgtataaaatataaagaaaatttaaaatttcttgggATACCACCTAGTGATAGCCAATTAAACACTTAGGGTCATGCACTGTATAAAGTTGTACGTGGGTATgtgaacacacatacatacagtatACATAAACACAAACACTCATTGATAGAAACATCCACATATACACAATATACATATACTCATAGAATGTACATCTTGCCATGCCAGTAAATACAGATCTGTATTTTAATAGTTGTGTAGCATTCAGTGGTATGGACTTACCATTGTATTGATCCCCTATTTAACATtagcattcttttgtttttgcctgTAAAGtcttttttgttaaaattgtAAACCCCTGACGTGTTCCTATCGTTCAGCTCCTCCACATACCTCTTCCGGCTGATGGCAGTTGTCGTCCACCATGGAGACATGCACTCTGGACACTTTGTCACTTACCGACGGTCCCCACCTTCTGCCAGGAACCCTCTCTCAACCAGCAATCAGTGGCTGTGGGTCTCCGATGACACCGTCCGCAAGGCCAGCCTGCAGGAGGTCCTGTCCTCCAGTGCCTACCTGCTGTTCTACGAGCGTGTCCTTTCCAGGATGCAGCACCAGAGCCAGGAGTGCAAGTCTGAAGAATGACTCTGCCCTCCTGCAAGGCTAGAGCTGATGGCACTTTCTGCACTGTccaggaaaaaagtaaaactgtacTGTTGCGTGTGCAAGCAGCCCCACTAGAGCCTTCCAGCCTTCCGGTGTGTTCTAATAGCAGGCTTCACCTGGGAGCCAGCCCCAATTCATACCAAATCAGGCTCCCTGAACAGTTCTGTTCATGTGTGTAGAAGGTACTGTTGTGTTAAGAAAGCATTCATTATGTATGGAGTGTCTTTTTACTCATCTGATACAGGTAATTAGAAGAATTCAGATTCTTGAAGCCACCATTTTTATACTATAATGTTAGGTGTTCTCAGAGGGGAGGTACGTTTGTCTAATCAACGTTTCCACttagatcttttatttttaataagcagGCCCATAAAAATTGTTGACAAGaattaatgaaattattaaaggcaacaatttagaagaaaaagtGCCTTTCACTTTCGATTGCTTTTGTAGCACGTCCATTCTGAAATATTCCTTCCAGGCTACTCAAAGGATAGCAAGAGAACAGGTAAAAGATGCCTAAAGAACACCTTCCTTTTTCTATGCCTTTTCTAATCTTTCAATTCTTTCTATGGAGTAAAGGCTCATCTGCCAAATCTGCCCCCTGGGGAAACTCTTTCACTACTTTGTCAGTTATAAGTGAAAAGCTTACTTGttgcttttatcttttgtatattGGACTGAGATGTAATTACACTGTATTATAAAACTCTGTGAATAGCCAGAACTGAGCTGTATCTTTGCAACACCTGATTCCTCTGCTCTGTGGAAAACTTTCTTACACAAGGATCCACTGTGGACAGTTACtttcatctgtttatttattgCCCATGCAGAGCCCTTAAGGTTTACAGGTAGGAGCTTGGGGCTGTATAAAAAAACAATCCCTGCCCTGAGTTGACACCTGGCTTAGGAAGCGCCGACTATGGGGCTGcagtctctctgaacctcagtttcctcatttgtgaagtgAAGGGTTAGACTTGATGACCACCAAAGTTCAGCCCTTttcaagaaaaggagaaagcagcttttgactttttaaaaaacatataactACAGCTGGCATCTAGTATTGTCATGTTGCTCTAGGTCCATAttctgaatttattcatttccagtAACCTAATACAAAAAGTATATATTGagcactttcttctcttttcggGTAAGTCTCTGAATGCAGCTCAGGGTCAAAGGAATTTTGATGACACAGTAGTACCTATGTTTtaagctaaatttttaatttaaaaaaatggatgcCTAATTCATACCGACTCATCAGAGGTAAGATTTGGAATCAGACCTATCCAAAAGGTCGTCTGAGGTAAGGCTAAGACCGCACTTCCTCTGCTGGGGGCGAGCTGGCAGACACACCAAACAGTGCCTTGGCAGCAGCTCACGGTGCAGGAAGCCCAGGTGATCACTCTTCTGCTGGGCCCAGGCTGCACCCTGAGGACTCAGTAACTCACTCTCAACAGAATATTCTGTGCAGGCTCTCCAGGCTCTGGGCGTCGGGGTGCAAGGGGCAGCTTGAACTGTACGGTCCGTCCTGCACTCACCCAATGCAGACCTTGGCTTTGATGTTGAAGTGAACACACTTGTTTTACCCAAGTCTGGTGGAACAAATGCCCAATCATGTGACCTTAAAGTGTACTGCAAAGCTGTAGCTTTAAGTAATTGCTGTTCTGCCACTGCTTACTCTTTGAAATCCACCACTaaagaaagatggagaaaagggGCTGAGCCTTGGAATATATGGTTATAAGCAGATCTTTCTTTGGTCGGAGGCCAGGATTTGAGCCAAGGCTGTAAATGTGAACAATACCTGTGCAAAGCCTTTTAACCTGACTTcttcattttgtaaattattaTGCATTAAGTAGCAGCCCAATAAtctgatttctaattttaagttgttttcaaAGTAAGTAGCTTCTTTTGGCCTAAGTTAAACTAGTAGTTTTGCCATAATAACTGCTGATGTATGTATTTGCTAAAGGTACTTTTGTATCTGCTGTGTATTAtagcaataaaataattgttttgttaggaaaaaaatcacctgGTGTTCTTATCGTCTTTCTGAATTCTGCATTGTTACGTAACAAGCCCTACGCTTTAAACCTTTTTGTGTTCCCTGTTGGTAAGGGAAATGCCAGCTCCCTCTTAGAGtcgagagggaaagagaaaagagaaaaactgttaaaaacgtttttattttttagtaagcAAAATTTTACGAAAAGTCAGATTGACCCGTGGAGCCAGAACCTTCTTTCTCACGGGAAGACTGTGGTACCAGTGCGTGTTGGTCGGGTGGTTCATCATTAGTAAGCTCCCGTGGGCCAGCGGCAGCCTGCCCACCGCCACCCTCCGGGAGGGGCTTTTCCCACGGGAATCCTTATGCCGGAAGACAAAGTCTCTGCAGGCACCGAAGGAGACAGAGGCAATTGGGCTCCCAGGGGCCAGTTCTCTTTCATCATCTCGGTGCTCCCCGATGTGGTCATGGCCATCTTTATACCTGCAATGAGAAAACAAGCACAGTGCATAAAAACAACCCTCTCCTGAAACTCACCAGCACCGCCAGCCCTCGTTTTCCTCACAGTGTGAAACAGCACTCTGTGCACGGCTGTACCTGCCATTGTTTCTGTGAGGGCTTGAGGTCCACAGTGGGCTCTAAGATAAGCCAACCCTGAAGAGGTCTGTTGACCTATTTGTTCATgtgacttatttattatttacttatttttgagaggatctcgctctgtcacccaggctgaagtgcagtggcacaatcatagcttactgcagcctcggcctcctgggctcaagtgattctcccacttcagcctcccaagtagctgggactacaggtgtgcaccaccccacctagctaatttcttttcttttgtagaaacgctttcaccatgttacccaggctggtctcaaactcgggCTCGAGCAATtcactctcctcggcctcccaaagtgttgggattacaggcgtgagtcaccacgcccggccagttcaTGTGCTTTAAAACTGAAGACATCCAAAGCCAAAATCACATCTTACTGTAGTTCCCCTGGCCGATCTATGTAAACCTTTATCACATGATTTTTCCCTGCACTCAAAGGCCATACTCTGCAcagcctggcccctgcccacctctAAGCTCATGCCATCCCCTTCTTTCCCTCATTCACTGCTTTCCAGCCATCCTGCAAGATTTTTGCTTCACAGACACTCCAGAGTCCCTCTGCTCTCCCTCCAGATGTCTGTGGCTGGCACTCTCCATTTAGTTATCAGCTCAAACACACTGCCTCAGCCCTCCTCTACCCACCCCATCTAAAGCGACCTTCCCTTAAACCCACCCAGGGTTCTCCACCAGGGTGATTCTGCCCCAGGGGACAGGTATTGGGGGGTAGGGGACACTACTTGCAATCTAGTGGATGGAGGCCAGGGATGTGCTCAACATCCTACAAGGCACAGGTCAGGCCCAACAACAACGAGTGACTGGGCCCAAAATGTCTACGGTGCTGCCGTTGAGAAACCTTGCCCTAATCGCAAACCTCTCAGCCATTCTCAGTCAAATCggcctgtttaattttttgcaAGATGGTTATCACTGTCTGAAATTGTCTAGggtcaggcatagtggttcacgcctgtaatcccagcactttgggaggccgggggggaggatcgcttgagcctaggagtttgagaccaagcctgggcaacatagaaaaaccctgtctcaaaaaaaaaaagaagaaagaaagaaaggaaggaaggaaagaaagaaagagagaagaaattatCTCATTCAGCTGTTTGTTCAGGAGTTAATCACCTCTCACATCCTACTCCGGGATGAGCTCCAGGAAGACCGAGTGCTGGCGCTATTCCACTCCTAGAGCCCCAGTGTACTAAGAAATGATTTGTACCAATGAACCAAATAGGGTGGAACCCTAAACACTTCCTTTTGGAGGAGACAGAAGACTTGTAACATTGAGTCCACTAAACAGACAGGGTGTCACCTGTTGATGAGCACAAAGTTGAAAGTCTGCCCAGTCACCCCAGAGACGTGATCCCGGATGCGCTCTAGAACTGGGATCCAGGGCTTTGGAGAAAGTGTGAGGCCTGAAAACGTGTAGGTCAGCCCAGCGTCGCCGTACGTTGCCTGCTTCCTGGGCACACTGTGCCACTTCCCGAATACCTGGACTCTGGCCAGTGCCCCTGTGCAGAGGAAACATGGCAGTTCCTTTCTACCCGACCCCCCTCTAGAAATCCAGATGCCCCCCAACCCGCACTGCCACCACCAGAAATCCAGTGCCCCACA
This window encodes:
- the ALKBH2 gene encoding DNA oxidative demethylase ALKBH2 isoform X2, whose amino-acid sequence is MDRFLVKGAQGGLLRKQEEQEPTGEEPAVLGGDKESTRKRPRREAPANGGHSAGPSWQHIRAEGLDCSYTVLFGKAEADEIFQELEKEVEYFTGALARVQVFGKWHSVPRKQATYGDAGLTYTFSGLTLSPKPWIPVLERIRDHVSGVTGQTFNFVLINRYKDGHDHIGEHRDDERELAPGSPIASVSFGACRDFVFRHKDSRGKSPSRRVAVGRLPLAHGSLLMMNHPTNTHWYHSLPVRKKVLAPRVNLTFRKILLTKK
- the ALKBH2 gene encoding DNA oxidative demethylase ALKBH2 isoform X1; translated protein: MRIWIVVSKFSCGVRIPRRMDRFLVKGAQGGLLRKQEEQEPTGEEPAVLGGDKESTRKRPRREAPANGGHSAGPSWQHIRAEGLDCSYTVLFGKAEADEIFQELEKEVEYFTGALARVQVFGKWHSVPRKQATYGDAGLTYTFSGLTLSPKPWIPVLERIRDHVSGVTGQTFNFVLINRYKDGHDHIGEHRDDERELAPGSPIASVSFGACRDFVFRHKDSRGKSPSRRVAVGRLPLAHGSLLMMNHPTNTHWYHSLPVRKKVLAPRVNLTFRKILLTKK